In Deinococcus sp. AJ005, a single window of DNA contains:
- a CDS encoding carboxypeptidase-like regulatory domain-containing protein codes for MFDHVTRQLTGWAAARGLDPVQFSDAPREDGSSVRFTLLGLLPMPPPRTLGRAPLRVKFRYLVTCTDDSVREQMGRLLISAMQEPEFQVELGDVAPELWLALGWPPQPAFSLLVPVTVPLDETVAPFPTRHTIHVTSSPATLRRGRVVDGDGQAVAGARITVDGLGDAIYTDRSGQFEMVVRPEDAVEVMTAHQHVLARPPLPPADWQIPLLPPK; via the coding sequence ATGTTTGACCATGTGACGCGACAACTGACCGGCTGGGCCGCTGCCCGCGGCCTGGACCCCGTACAGTTCTCGGATGCGCCCAGGGAGGATGGCTCCTCCGTGCGGTTCACCCTGCTGGGCCTGTTGCCCATGCCGCCGCCCCGCACGCTGGGACGCGCACCGCTCCGGGTCAAGTTCCGTTATCTGGTGACCTGCACCGACGATTCGGTCAGGGAACAGATGGGGAGACTGCTGATCAGCGCCATGCAGGAGCCTGAGTTCCAGGTGGAGCTGGGAGACGTCGCCCCTGAGCTGTGGCTGGCCCTGGGCTGGCCGCCCCAACCAGCTTTCTCCCTGCTGGTTCCCGTCACGGTGCCGCTGGACGAGACGGTGGCCCCGTTCCCGACACGCCACACCATCCACGTGACATCCTCGCCGGCCACCCTGCGGCGCGGCCGGGTGGTCGATGGAGACGGCCAGGCGGTCGCCGGCGCCCGCATCACCGTGGACGGTCTGGGCGACGCCATCTACACTGACCGCTCCGGGCAGTTCGAGATGGTGGTGCGTCCAGAAGACGCCGTGGAGGTCATGACCGCCCACCAGCACGTCTTGGCGCGTCCGCCCCTTCCTCCCGCAGACTGGCAGATCCCGCTTCTCCCGCCCAAATAG
- a CDS encoding phage tail sheath C-terminal domain-containing protein produces the protein MPNYLAPDVYVEEVPGGPRPIEAVGTSTAALIGVAPDHKAFPMDIRAVTNWSEFQRSYAAGGQESTDLSQAVFGFFQNGGQRCYVVNMGSAGELMRALDLVAQRDDVAIVAAPGLTDAASYDALLGHCEQLGDRVAVLDAPLAVVDVMALTVVAKSAAPDRAPGDADPATRAPTGTLVGLRPRQSDDGYGAVYFPWLRVRDPLKTDVLVDVPPSGHMAGIWARTDATRGVHKAPANESVRGALDLTYHLTRAEQEQLNSHGVNAVRFFSTEGVRVWGARTVADSASEFRYLNVRRLFNMIKESIALSTRWIVFEPNDETLWKSIRRDVSAFLLRLWRDGALMGRTPQEAFFVKCDRETNPPEVIDAGQVVTLIGVAPVKPAEFIVFRLSQMDQRSDTESLGDSA, from the coding sequence ATGCCGAATTATCTGGCCCCCGACGTCTATGTGGAAGAAGTGCCGGGTGGCCCCAGACCCATCGAAGCGGTCGGGACGAGCACTGCTGCCCTGATTGGAGTCGCGCCCGACCACAAGGCCTTTCCCATGGACATCCGTGCGGTGACCAACTGGTCGGAATTCCAGCGAAGTTACGCCGCAGGTGGGCAGGAGAGCACCGATCTGTCGCAGGCGGTGTTCGGGTTCTTCCAGAACGGAGGACAGCGATGTTACGTGGTCAACATGGGGAGCGCGGGCGAGTTGATGCGGGCGCTGGACCTAGTGGCCCAGCGCGACGACGTCGCCATCGTCGCCGCACCTGGCCTGACCGACGCGGCCAGTTACGACGCCCTGCTCGGCCACTGCGAGCAGCTGGGCGACCGCGTCGCGGTTCTGGACGCGCCGCTGGCCGTTGTGGACGTGATGGCCCTGACGGTCGTGGCGAAATCCGCCGCACCCGACCGTGCTCCCGGCGACGCCGACCCGGCCACCAGAGCGCCCACGGGCACACTGGTGGGGTTGCGGCCCCGACAGTCGGATGACGGGTACGGCGCCGTGTATTTCCCGTGGTTGAGGGTGCGGGATCCACTCAAGACCGACGTGCTGGTGGACGTGCCCCCCAGCGGCCATATGGCGGGCATCTGGGCGCGCACCGACGCGACACGCGGCGTGCACAAGGCCCCGGCCAACGAATCGGTGCGCGGCGCACTGGATCTGACATACCACCTGACCCGCGCCGAGCAGGAACAGCTCAACAGCCACGGCGTGAACGCCGTGCGGTTCTTCTCGACCGAGGGCGTCAGGGTCTGGGGGGCGCGTACCGTGGCGGACAGTGCCAGCGAATTCCGTTACCTGAATGTCCGGCGACTGTTCAACATGATCAAGGAATCCATCGCCCTGAGCACCCGCTGGATCGTCTTCGAGCCCAACGACGAGACGCTCTGGAAATCCATTCGCCGGGACGTCAGCGCCTTTCTGTTGCGGTTGTGGCGCGACGGGGCCCTGATGGGCCGGACCCCCCAGGAGGCCTTCTTCGTCAAATGCGATCGTGAGACCAACCCGCCGGAGGTGATCGACGCCGGGCAGGTCGTCACCCTGATCGGCGTGGCCCCCGTCAAACCGGCAGAGTTCATCGTCTTCCGGCTGAGCCAGATGGACCAACGCAGCGACACCGAAAGCCTGGGTGATTCCGCATGA
- a CDS encoding phage tail protein, which produces MKRAELERLLPEVLQRAAQADQPLGAALDVMADLITPLETALAQVDAVFDPHRTPDAFVPFLASWLDLDGLLRPGPLEQQYAAGLGQLRRLIARTMPLNRLRGTAQGLAQMLETATGVEGFGVRENVTAGGQHRAFHLLVLAPAASASVSELVLQLCEMEKPVALTHEIVWNAPGGAP; this is translated from the coding sequence ATGAAACGCGCCGAACTTGAGCGGCTGCTGCCGGAAGTGCTTCAGCGCGCGGCGCAGGCGGACCAGCCGCTCGGCGCGGCGCTGGACGTGATGGCCGACCTGATCACGCCGCTGGAGACCGCGCTGGCCCAGGTAGACGCGGTGTTCGATCCCCACCGCACGCCGGACGCCTTCGTTCCCTTCCTGGCCTCCTGGCTGGATCTGGACGGGCTGCTGCGTCCCGGTCCGCTGGAGCAGCAATACGCTGCGGGTCTGGGTCAGTTGAGACGCCTGATCGCCCGCACCATGCCGCTGAACCGCCTACGGGGCACGGCTCAGGGCCTGGCGCAGATGCTCGAGACGGCCACGGGTGTCGAGGGCTTCGGGGTCCGGGAAAACGTCACCGCCGGCGGTCAGCACCGGGCGTTTCACCTGCTCGTGCTCGCGCCGGCGGCGTCAGCATCCGTGAGTGAACTGGTCTTGCAACTCTGCGAAATGGAAAAACCCGTGGCCTTGACCCACGAAATCGTGTGGAACGCCCCCGGAGGTGCGCCGTGA
- a CDS encoding phage tail protein: MTLIQDPFRSYNFKVVIQGVVEGHFTQCSGLGVRLGVIRYREGGNGQVTRALPGRVEYADVELKYGLTQSHELWDWLMSAVRGEVVRKNVSILMLDPQGTVEVMRWNLLNAWPSQWRGALLDAMSQDAALEHLTLVYDSLERA; the protein is encoded by the coding sequence ATGACCCTGATCCAAGACCCCTTCCGCAGCTACAACTTCAAAGTCGTCATCCAGGGCGTGGTCGAGGGACACTTCACGCAGTGCAGCGGCCTGGGCGTCCGCCTCGGCGTCATCCGTTACCGCGAGGGCGGCAACGGCCAGGTGACCCGCGCCCTGCCTGGGCGGGTGGAATACGCCGATGTGGAACTGAAGTACGGCCTGACCCAGTCGCACGAGCTGTGGGACTGGCTGATGAGCGCCGTGCGGGGCGAGGTGGTCCGGAAGAACGTGTCCATCCTGATGCTTGACCCCCAGGGGACGGTCGAGGTCATGCGCTGGAACCTGCTGAACGCCTGGCCGTCGCAGTGGCGCGGCGCCCTGCTGGACGCCATGAGTCAGGACGCGGCCCTGGAACACCTGACCCTCGTGTACGACTCGCTGGAACGCGCGTGA
- a CDS encoding GPW/gp25 family protein — MTAPERGAAEQGWRFVHPDLDDPQRRGEPAGLRLHRGGIQMVGGPALVRQSLLMLISTRPGERVMRPEYGCHLSRLMFAPNDDTTAGLAIHYVRQAVERWEPRAVVLHLDAGRATDAPQVLRLTFQYRIRGTRQEDHLQFALNLGDEAGQR; from the coding sequence ATGACGGCGCCTGAGCGGGGGGCCGCAGAGCAGGGATGGCGTTTCGTGCATCCGGACCTGGACGATCCACAGCGGCGCGGCGAACCGGCAGGGCTGCGGCTGCATCGGGGAGGCATTCAAATGGTTGGCGGCCCAGCGCTGGTGCGCCAGTCGCTGCTGATGTTGATCTCGACCCGGCCCGGCGAGCGGGTCATGCGCCCCGAGTACGGCTGTCACCTCTCCCGGCTGATGTTCGCGCCAAACGACGACACCACCGCCGGGCTGGCCATCCATTACGTGCGGCAGGCCGTCGAGCGCTGGGAACCCCGGGCGGTGGTGCTGCATCTCGACGCGGGGCGCGCTACCGATGCCCCGCAGGTGCTGCGCCTGACCTTCCAGTACCGGATCCGGGGCACGCGGCAAGAAGACCACCTGCAATTCGCGCTGAACCTCGGCGACGAGGCGGGGCAGCGCTGA
- a CDS encoding phage baseplate assembly protein V: MRELRVVRKLSLPSACELGLVGDGPLPVTIGDGLLVEEWSGLPLFDGEVTALSVEYLPGGLREVRVRAYDRLHRLRKSMPAQTLDGQGLRDVAQALSDRLGVRLDLDREALPRVWTAQLRQSDLELLTGLSVQNGRHFQLQGDCLEFLGPAGNGTRVVLELGRNLLEARIESNVDAACPEVEVYGWNALQVTAVQGRATAPSMPTPMATAKSEVLGAGVRKLVGVPVDSDEEAQWAAQAELDWRSGASHTCWGVCDGDGRLRPGSGVRLDGLDAHLNGEFVLTEVVHRVEAGSGYVTEFCSRPNPPRGPSAPLAATLGVVAAVDDPADLGRVQVRMPAQAGLLSGWLQVLSVAAGAERGLMALPDVGDQVLVLLPHGEGSPGILLGGLYGQAGLPDSGVVDGRARRLTLRSAAGQKVVLDAAARTLVLEDGQGSVVELTPEHVRVHAARRLVLEAPGQEVVIRGERINFERA; the protein is encoded by the coding sequence GTGCGCGAACTGCGGGTCGTGCGCAAGCTCTCCCTGCCCAGTGCTTGTGAGCTGGGCCTGGTGGGCGACGGGCCCCTGCCGGTCACCATCGGCGACGGTCTCCTGGTTGAGGAGTGGAGCGGCCTGCCCCTGTTTGACGGCGAGGTGACCGCCCTAAGCGTGGAATACCTGCCGGGCGGCCTCCGTGAGGTGCGCGTACGGGCCTACGACCGGCTACACCGGCTGCGCAAGAGCATGCCGGCGCAAACCCTCGACGGTCAGGGCCTGCGAGACGTCGCCCAGGCCCTCAGCGACAGGCTGGGGGTGAGACTCGATCTGGACCGGGAGGCCCTGCCCCGCGTCTGGACCGCGCAGCTGCGGCAGTCCGACCTCGAGCTGCTGACGGGTTTGAGCGTGCAGAACGGACGACATTTTCAGCTTCAGGGCGACTGTCTGGAATTTCTAGGGCCGGCAGGCAACGGGACGCGCGTGGTCCTAGAACTCGGACGCAACCTGCTAGAAGCGCGGATCGAATCGAATGTGGACGCGGCCTGTCCCGAGGTCGAGGTGTACGGCTGGAACGCCCTGCAGGTGACGGCGGTGCAGGGCCGGGCGACGGCACCGAGCATGCCCACCCCGATGGCGACCGCCAAGTCGGAGGTCCTGGGCGCAGGCGTGCGGAAACTGGTGGGGGTCCCGGTCGACAGCGATGAGGAGGCGCAGTGGGCGGCCCAGGCCGAACTCGACTGGCGCTCGGGGGCCAGCCACACCTGCTGGGGCGTGTGTGACGGCGACGGGCGGCTGCGGCCCGGCAGCGGGGTCCGGCTCGACGGTCTGGACGCACATCTGAACGGCGAGTTCGTGCTCACGGAAGTCGTTCACCGGGTCGAGGCCGGATCCGGCTACGTCACCGAATTTTGCAGCCGGCCCAATCCGCCGCGTGGGCCGTCCGCGCCGCTGGCGGCGACGTTGGGGGTGGTGGCGGCGGTGGACGACCCCGCCGACCTGGGCCGGGTGCAGGTCAGGATGCCGGCGCAGGCCGGCCTGCTGAGCGGCTGGCTCCAGGTGTTGAGTGTGGCTGCGGGCGCGGAACGGGGCCTGATGGCGCTGCCCGACGTGGGCGACCAGGTGCTGGTGCTGCTGCCGCATGGAGAGGGCAGCCCCGGCATCCTACTCGGCGGCCTGTACGGTCAGGCCGGCCTCCCCGACAGCGGGGTGGTGGATGGACGGGCCAGGCGCCTGACCCTCCGCAGCGCCGCCGGGCAGAAGGTCGTACTCGATGCGGCAGCCCGGACCCTGGTGCTGGAAGACGGGCAGGGCAGCGTCGTGGAACTCACGCCAGAGCATGTCCGGGTGCACGCGGCCCGGCGACTGGTGCTCGAAGCGCCCGGGCAGGAAGTGGTCATTCGCGGTGAACGCATCAACTTTGAGAGGGCCTGA
- a CDS encoding PIN domain-containing protein, with the protein MTTAPPEAFCDANILYPSLLRDLLIRLAIEQRCRLRWSADVNEEWINALVRDRGLPRGPLDQTLALMNRALPGASVTGFRPLISKLTLPDPDDRHVLAAAIQSGAPHLLTFNLSDFPGHALPARAPQVIHPDLWLAPVLAWDLQATCRVLRKLVAPFRRPPVTIPEVAERLARLQLPQSSSVVQDMTAQGIC; encoded by the coding sequence TTGACCACCGCACCGCCGGAGGCGTTCTGCGATGCCAACATCCTCTACCCTTCCCTGCTGCGCGACCTGCTGATCCGTCTCGCCATCGAGCAGCGTTGCCGGTTGCGCTGGTCGGCAGACGTCAACGAGGAATGGATCAACGCCCTCGTGCGTGACCGTGGTCTTCCCCGTGGACCGCTGGATCAGACCCTGGCGCTGATGAACCGGGCCCTTCCTGGAGCGTCGGTCACCGGGTTTCGTCCCCTCATTTCCAAACTGACGCTGCCAGATCCTGACGACCGGCATGTGCTGGCTGCCGCCATTCAGAGCGGCGCACCCCACCTGCTGACCTTCAATCTGAGTGATTTTCCGGGTCATGCGCTTCCGGCCCGCGCGCCCCAGGTCATTCATCCCGACCTCTGGCTGGCTCCGGTGCTGGCCTGGGATCTCCAAGCCACCTGCCGGGTGCTGCGCAAACTCGTGGCCCCGTTCCGGCGTCCCCCGGTCACGATTCCGGAAGTGGCGGAGCGGCTCGCCCGCCTGCAGCTTCCACAGTCGTCCAGCGTCGTGCAGGACATGACCGCCCAGGGCATCTGTTAG
- a CDS encoding AAA family ATPase — translation MIYVVGGIKGGSGKSTVATNLAVALARDGRDVLLVDADDQETATDFSAWRNERLEGKAGYTAVQLTGKAARQELQRLSSKFADVVVDTGGRDTTSQRAALTLADVYLVPFNPRSFDVWTLAKVARLIEEIRTVNPDLRAYAFLNRADPRGSDNDDAAEALKDTDALEYLDTSLGNRKAYSNAAAQGLSVLELHPHDSKATQEFERLYRQVVGQKAQAAASGGE, via the coding sequence ATGATCTATGTGGTGGGCGGTATCAAAGGTGGGAGCGGCAAATCGACGGTGGCGACCAATCTGGCCGTCGCGCTTGCGCGCGACGGCCGCGACGTCCTGCTGGTCGACGCGGACGATCAGGAAACCGCCACGGATTTCTCTGCCTGGCGGAACGAACGCCTGGAAGGGAAGGCGGGCTATACCGCCGTCCAGTTGACGGGCAAGGCGGCCCGCCAGGAACTCCAGCGTCTGTCCAGCAAGTTCGCGGACGTGGTGGTCGATACGGGAGGCCGCGACACCACCAGCCAGCGGGCAGCGCTCACGCTGGCCGACGTCTATCTGGTTCCGTTCAACCCCCGGAGTTTCGACGTGTGGACCCTGGCAAAAGTCGCCCGGTTGATCGAGGAGATTCGGACCGTCAACCCGGATCTGAGGGCCTACGCCTTCCTGAACCGTGCCGATCCCCGGGGCAGCGACAACGACGACGCAGCCGAGGCCTTGAAAGACACCGACGCCCTGGAGTATCTGGACACCTCGCTCGGCAACCGCAAGGCGTATTCCAACGCCGCAGCTCAGGGCCTGAGTGTGCTGGAGCTTCACCCGCATGATTCCAAGGCGACACAGGAGTTCGAGCGACTCTACCGGCAGGTGGTAGGCCAGAAGGCACAGGCCGCTGCGAGTGGGGGAGAGTAG
- a CDS encoding helix-turn-helix domain-containing protein, with protein MTIAFTPPHEDREHLRTLAEHLAQAGGQVEILFGEGTQAQRITLTPLLAKLLQTSLQELGAGHTVALVTTEEEVTPARAARLLGVSRPHVVNTLLQTGEIPYRMVGKHHRIAVADLLAYQTECAQRHAAADALSQLSEDLDLYAAEYKATLK; from the coding sequence ATGACCATCGCTTTCACCCCCCCACACGAAGATCGGGAACACCTCAGAACGCTGGCCGAGCATCTCGCGCAGGCTGGTGGTCAGGTGGAGATCCTCTTCGGTGAGGGGACGCAGGCCCAGCGGATTACGCTCACGCCGCTGCTGGCGAAGTTGCTCCAGACCTCGCTCCAGGAACTGGGGGCCGGACATACGGTGGCTCTGGTGACCACCGAGGAAGAGGTGACGCCGGCACGTGCTGCGCGTTTGCTGGGCGTCAGCCGCCCCCACGTCGTAAACACTCTGCTCCAGACCGGCGAGATTCCCTACCGCATGGTCGGCAAGCACCACCGCATCGCGGTGGCCGATCTGCTGGCGTACCAGACGGAATGCGCACAGCGCCACGCGGCGGCAGACGCCCTGAGCCAACTCTCCGAGGATCTGGACCTGTATGCGGCGGAGTACAAGGCCACGCTGAAGTGA
- a CDS encoding baseplate J/gp47 family protein, which produces MPLPTPNLDDCTYEQLRAAAIARARKSCAEWTDFSAGDPGTVLLELFAFLTDTMIYRLNRLPDKAFVEFLRLLGVVLLPPSAARVTLRFSRTDGAAGTLHLPAGTQVGVGRADQGAAAVFSTMRDAELPPGTASVDVPALHAEFVHAELLGHTGVSAGPAMQLARPPLIAPMPEAEGADLIVAVETRLDEVDPNTPVMTWLEKTYRICREVPFFASGIQTEQTYLADRLAGTVTFAPVLRGQAAPEPGREIRAWYWRGGGEAGNVAAGSLTTVRAALPGVGVTNPAPASGGQAAESLEHALVRGPMHVRHQYRAVTASDYEFIALDHARSVARARAFTQSALWAHGTPGTVGLVLVPEVAPDSRAQLTSALLLDAQQPEVLGDIARAIDARRILGTACDVQWARVKTVRVRARVVARRYQNHEQIRANVVRRLRLGINPLPTESTEEGWRFGQTLRSSHVFAVALSEPGVAWADQVGLLVDEQPRGAVRALATDTFQPQTWYAACDDLLFRSLNDGEGWEAVLTVAGENLRLVRAHAAQAGFLAVLTEAGDGVAHLLVSFDCGESWQPPLTLDVVVRDADWVRRGDQSWLLLATDTGLLEVRVTPGQATVTPVAVTPGQPNLPLYAVRVHHAPQGDPVVAVAAQSRGGVLLSSGGASKSFRAMGLEQQDVRVLAVQHDGTRAFLWAGLAAEGDEDGPGCRRWELRGAEDPPEGWITLKTGWTGGSCLDLAFTGETAYAASHHMGVASLRLGQAEPTWINPSVDSGLPLNEVRRFEPVRAVAAARSLTLAGGPWGLRLSRTSGRSYQSVVQEDGADAVTLPPTWLFCSGAHDIEVVSEDETRRT; this is translated from the coding sequence ATGCCGCTGCCCACGCCCAATCTGGACGACTGCACTTACGAGCAACTCCGCGCGGCAGCCATCGCCCGGGCGCGCAAGAGCTGCGCCGAATGGACGGACTTCTCAGCCGGCGATCCAGGAACGGTGCTGCTGGAACTGTTCGCCTTTCTCACCGACACCATGATTTACCGTCTGAACCGCCTGCCGGACAAGGCCTTCGTGGAATTCCTGCGGCTGCTGGGCGTGGTATTGCTGCCACCGTCGGCGGCCCGGGTGACCCTGCGTTTCTCGCGTACGGACGGCGCCGCCGGTACGCTCCATCTTCCGGCCGGCACTCAAGTAGGCGTGGGGCGGGCGGACCAGGGTGCCGCCGCCGTGTTCTCGACCATGAGAGACGCCGAACTCCCGCCAGGGACCGCGTCGGTGGACGTGCCCGCCCTCCACGCCGAATTCGTGCATGCCGAGTTGCTGGGCCACACCGGGGTGAGTGCGGGGCCGGCCATGCAACTGGCCCGTCCACCGTTGATCGCGCCGATGCCAGAGGCCGAGGGCGCCGACCTGATCGTCGCCGTGGAGACCCGCCTGGACGAGGTGGATCCCAATACGCCCGTCATGACCTGGCTGGAGAAGACCTACCGCATCTGCCGGGAAGTGCCGTTCTTCGCTTCCGGGATTCAGACCGAGCAGACGTACCTGGCCGACCGTCTGGCCGGGACGGTGACCTTCGCCCCGGTCCTACGTGGACAGGCGGCGCCGGAACCCGGTCGGGAAATCCGGGCATGGTACTGGCGGGGCGGCGGCGAAGCCGGCAACGTGGCGGCCGGCTCGCTGACCACCGTGAGGGCCGCGCTTCCAGGCGTGGGCGTGACCAATCCCGCCCCGGCGTCCGGCGGGCAGGCGGCCGAGTCGCTGGAACACGCCCTGGTGCGCGGGCCGATGCACGTGCGTCATCAGTACCGGGCGGTCACGGCGTCGGATTACGAGTTCATCGCCCTGGACCACGCCCGCTCGGTCGCCCGGGCGCGCGCCTTCACGCAAAGCGCCCTGTGGGCGCACGGGACCCCGGGCACCGTGGGGCTGGTGCTGGTGCCGGAGGTGGCGCCGGACAGCCGCGCCCAGCTCACGTCGGCACTGCTGTTAGACGCGCAGCAACCCGAGGTACTCGGTGACATCGCGCGGGCGATCGACGCCAGGCGCATTCTGGGCACCGCCTGCGACGTGCAGTGGGCGCGCGTCAAAACCGTACGTGTCCGGGCCCGGGTCGTGGCGCGGCGCTACCAGAACCACGAACAGATCAGGGCCAACGTCGTCCGACGCCTGCGCCTCGGCATCAATCCCCTGCCCACCGAATCCACCGAGGAGGGCTGGCGTTTCGGGCAGACCCTGCGTAGTTCCCACGTGTTCGCCGTGGCCCTGTCCGAACCCGGCGTGGCCTGGGCCGACCAGGTGGGCCTGCTGGTGGACGAACAGCCGCGGGGCGCCGTCCGCGCCCTGGCCACCGACACCTTTCAGCCGCAGACGTGGTACGCGGCCTGCGACGACCTGTTGTTCCGCTCCCTGAACGACGGTGAGGGCTGGGAAGCGGTCCTGACCGTTGCAGGTGAAAACCTCCGGCTGGTCCGTGCGCACGCTGCTCAGGCCGGATTTCTGGCTGTGCTCACCGAGGCCGGGGACGGGGTGGCGCACCTGCTGGTGTCGTTCGACTGTGGGGAAAGCTGGCAGCCGCCGCTGACCCTGGACGTGGTGGTCAGGGACGCCGACTGGGTCAGGCGCGGCGACCAGTCCTGGCTCCTACTGGCCACCGACACGGGGCTGCTCGAGGTCCGGGTGACGCCGGGGCAGGCCACGGTCACCCCGGTGGCCGTCACGCCGGGCCAGCCCAACCTCCCCCTCTACGCGGTCAGGGTCCATCACGCTCCACAGGGTGATCCGGTGGTGGCGGTGGCCGCGCAGTCCCGCGGCGGGGTGCTGCTGTCCAGTGGGGGCGCCAGCAAGTCCTTCCGGGCCATGGGACTCGAGCAACAGGACGTGCGCGTACTGGCCGTCCAGCACGACGGCACGCGGGCCTTCCTATGGGCCGGGCTGGCCGCCGAGGGCGACGAGGACGGTCCCGGCTGCCGGCGCTGGGAGCTGCGCGGCGCGGAAGACCCGCCCGAAGGCTGGATCACCCTTAAGACCGGCTGGACAGGAGGCAGTTGCCTGGACCTGGCATTTACCGGGGAGACCGCGTACGCCGCGTCGCACCACATGGGGGTGGCGTCACTGCGCCTCGGGCAGGCCGAGCCCACCTGGATCAATCCCAGCGTGGACAGCGGTCTCCCGCTCAACGAAGTGCGGCGCTTCGAACCGGTGCGTGCGGTGGCCGCCGCGCGCAGCCTGACCCTGGCCGGCGGCCCCTGGGGGTTGCGGCTGAGCCGCACTTCAGGCCGGAGTTACCAGTCGGTCGTTCAGGAGGACGGGGCAGACGCGGTGACGCTGCCGCCCACCTGGCTCTTCTGTTCGGGGGCACACGACATCGAGGTGGTGAGTGAGGATGAAACGCGCCGAACTTGA
- a CDS encoding HNH endonuclease, with translation MRRSKNYATVKDVNTGQRRKLHRVLAEHALGRPLLPGEVVHHKDGDCTNNAIENLIVLPSQRYHAHIEYHLRCTRRGMPFLFPELLSGVQQERPGTLFEYLH, from the coding sequence GTGAGGCGATCAAAGAATTACGCTACGGTCAAAGATGTAAACACGGGTCAGCGCCGCAAGCTGCACCGCGTTCTGGCTGAGCATGCCCTGGGTCGGCCCCTGTTGCCCGGCGAAGTTGTTCACCACAAGGACGGCGACTGCACCAACAACGCGATCGAGAACCTGATCGTTCTTCCGAGTCAGCGCTACCACGCCCACATCGAGTACCACCTCCGCTGCACGCGGCGCGGCATGCCCTTTCTCTTCCCTGAATTGTTGAGCGGCGTTCAACAGGAACGGCCCGGCACGCTGTTTGAGTATCTCCACTGA
- a CDS encoding PASTA domain-containing protein — MPAAFTVTTATNTVTLGSDRHGEATFVVTNVSGRPMQGRALLEWQPRATDRASWAAVQGEAERVFPIAGTQQYTVKFTLPPTASEGQHILRLDMQDVSLPDDVVQGQSVTLQVAPPVPRGKFPWWVLAVAAVVLLGGVGAFLLLGRDATVQNVAGLSLEKARAVITGAGLTVADPLKTENDEAVPQSVVIRSEPGEGSKLKKGSAVTLVLSNGPSRHPMNFVGKDGTDVLKELVQWGLKPENILLSKRWSTNNEPVGTVLSTTPPQGQEVTRNDTVTLAISRGQCQSTVLIFCLKDPIVRPYLDLQRSGTTLKEMIRQP, encoded by the coding sequence ATGCCCGCTGCATTCACCGTCACCACTGCGACCAACACCGTCACGCTCGGCTCAGACCGTCACGGCGAAGCGACCTTCGTGGTCACCAACGTCAGTGGCCGCCCCATGCAGGGCCGCGCGCTCCTCGAATGGCAACCCAGAGCCACCGACCGCGCGAGCTGGGCCGCCGTACAGGGCGAGGCCGAACGGGTTTTCCCGATCGCTGGGACACAGCAATACACTGTCAAATTCACGTTGCCGCCTACGGCGTCTGAAGGTCAGCACATCCTGCGGCTGGATATGCAGGACGTCAGCCTCCCAGACGACGTGGTCCAAGGTCAGAGCGTGACTCTGCAAGTTGCTCCCCCAGTCCCCAGGGGCAAGTTCCCGTGGTGGGTGCTGGCCGTTGCGGCCGTGGTGCTGCTCGGGGGCGTGGGGGCGTTTCTACTGCTGGGCCGTGACGCCACCGTCCAAAACGTGGCGGGCCTGAGCCTGGAAAAGGCCAGGGCAGTCATTACCGGCGCTGGGCTGACGGTGGCCGATCCGCTCAAGACGGAGAACGACGAGGCGGTGCCCCAGAGCGTCGTGATCCGCAGTGAGCCCGGTGAGGGCAGCAAGCTCAAGAAGGGCAGCGCCGTGACCCTGGTGCTGTCCAACGGGCCGTCCCGGCATCCGATGAATTTTGTCGGCAAGGACGGGACAGACGTGCTGAAGGAACTGGTTCAATGGGGACTGAAACCGGAAAACATCCTGCTCAGCAAGAGATGGAGCACGAACAACGAGCCCGTGGGGACAGTCCTGTCGACCACTCCTCCTCAGGGTCAGGAAGTCACGAGAAACGACACGGTGACACTGGCGATATCGAGAGGACAATGCCAGTCTACGGTACTCATCTTTTGTCTTAAGGACCCTATCGTGAGGCCTTATCTCGATCTCCAGCGCAGTGGGACAACCCTGAAGGAAATGATCAGGCAACCATGA